tttccccagaaattgtaccctctagtttctTATGTACCATGACAGTCTATTTCATAATGATCATGTCTTATGTACCATGACAGTCTATTTTATTGATATAATTCTTATGTACCATGACAGTCTATTTCATCATGATCATTTCTTAAGTACCATGACAGTCTATTTTATCATGATCATTTCTTATGTACCATGACAGTCTATTTCATCATGATCATTTCTTATGTACCATGAGGCTCTGAGGGGTTTCCACCAGGAGCAGCAGCATGGCCTCCAGTCTCAGTCGTGTTGGAGGAACCCTGGACTTcctgaggaagacaggaagttgaACTGTTCCCACCAGCCTCCTCAGCACCACTGAcacctgtgaggagagagaagacaggaagagtcagggctgtctcatcctctcagGTGTTCCACTCTGTGGAGCTGTGGGTAACATGTAAGGAGCATgtcctgtgtctgtgctgggtttcctgtcctgtgtggactGGGGTTGGTGTTAGCGTGCTGGACTACCACTAATATAATGTCACCTTGTTTAGTTATGAGAAGGGTGTCAGTCGTCCTTACAGTGTCTGCAGTCCTAAGTGATAGTCATGCAGACTAACACTGCAGACACAGAAAGGAGGGCAACATATCCTCTACACTGCATCTCTAACAGTGAATACAACATATTTCTAGATATAATGTATACCAGCTTATGAGATTGCAGCATTATCACagcattgttgtttttgtttccaaTTTGGGAAACAAATAATACTAATACCCATAGAACACTTACCCATCAGCTGCTCAGCAAGATTATTCTGATCCATCTTTCTCAGGATCTCCACAGTGATCTTCAGAGCTCCTTTGAGTGCATATGTCTCCACCATCTTTTCCATTG
The DNA window shown above is from Osmerus eperlanus chromosome 3, fOsmEpe2.1, whole genome shotgun sequence and carries:
- the LOC134017798 gene encoding caspase b-like, with the translated sequence MATSNTTHLLKTLEQLGEKELKKFKWFLQNEVPSGFNPIPKNKLENADELDTMEKMVETYALKGALKITVEILRKMDQNNLAEQLMGVSGAEEAGGNSSTSCLPQEVQGSSNTTETGGHAAAPGGNPSEPHGT